One Kitasatospora sp. NBC_01266 genomic window carries:
- a CDS encoding thioesterase II family protein, producing MFAQTAAQTARWFRTPARRPQARVRLVCFPHAGGAAAAFRGLADRLPPSVELVAVQYPGRQDRYGEPFAPDLDTLAAGIAAAIEPLLDRPVAFFGHSLGATVAFETARKLPARYRPALRHFFASARRAPMVPNPFAPLLDDAGVLAYVRGLGGLGAQLLADEDLREMALPVLRADFHLVDTYRYTPGAPLLCPITALVGQDDQACGPADGRRWAECTAGGFDLQVMPGGHFYLESAGAELVSLLTDRLGCPRP from the coding sequence ATGTTCGCCCAGACCGCGGCGCAGACCGCCCGCTGGTTCCGTACCCCTGCCCGCCGGCCGCAGGCCCGGGTGCGGCTGGTCTGCTTCCCGCACGCGGGCGGCGCGGCCGCGGCGTTCCGCGGGCTCGCGGACCGACTGCCGCCCTCCGTCGAGCTGGTGGCCGTCCAGTACCCGGGCCGCCAGGACCGGTACGGCGAGCCGTTCGCGCCCGACCTGGACACCCTGGCCGCCGGCATCGCGGCGGCGATCGAGCCGCTGCTGGACCGCCCGGTGGCGTTCTTCGGGCACAGCCTCGGCGCCACCGTCGCCTTCGAGACCGCCCGCAAGCTGCCCGCCCGCTACCGCCCCGCGCTGCGGCACTTCTTCGCCTCCGCCCGCCGCGCACCCATGGTGCCGAACCCCTTCGCCCCGCTGCTGGACGACGCCGGGGTGCTGGCGTACGTCCGCGGCCTGGGCGGCCTCGGCGCCCAGTTGCTGGCGGACGAGGACCTGCGCGAGATGGCCCTGCCGGTGCTGCGCGCCGACTTCCACCTGGTGGACACCTACCGCTACACGCCCGGCGCCCCGCTGCTCTGCCCGATCACCGCCCTGGTCGGCCAGGACGACCAGGCCTGCGGGCCGGCCGACGGCCGCCGCTGGGCCGAGTGCACGGCCGGCGGCTTCGACCTCCAGGTGATGCCCGGAGGCCACTTCTACCTCGAGTCCGCCGGTGCGGAGCTCGTTTCGCTGCTGACCGACCGGCTCGGCTGCCCCAGGCCCTGA
- a CDS encoding MbtH family protein has product MTDDPFNDPAGRYRVLVNDAGDHSLWPAFAAIPAGWSVTLDEASRPECVEHINRNWTAAHTTARVTSNV; this is encoded by the coding sequence ATGACAGACGACCCGTTCAACGATCCGGCCGGGCGTTACCGCGTGCTGGTCAACGACGCCGGCGACCACTCGCTCTGGCCCGCCTTCGCGGCGATCCCGGCCGGCTGGTCGGTGACGCTCGACGAGGCGAGCCGCCCCGAGTGCGTCGAGCACATCAACCGCAACTGGACCGCAGCCCACACGACCGCGAGGGTGACGAGCAATGTCTGA
- a CDS encoding non-ribosomal peptide synthetase encodes MSEAKRQLRLPLSAAQTGIWFAHQLDTSGCRYNIAEYKDIHGPIDPELMDAAWRRLLEETWAYRVAAVREEPDGLVQYIDPDAGDRHLPLIDLTAEPDPHAAAKAWMDRDLTAPVELAVGRVHSFALLKLAEDRFFYYQRVHHVTMDAYGGSLVGTRVAEIYTALCRGEEPAEGTFGALPAVLEEDAAYRASAAAEDDLRYWVEKLADRPEPRRLVDRTAEPGEDRPAIGFFRRTVTLSQQHTDRLRETARAARAPWSVLLIALTGAYLQRMTGQQRQILGLPVTGRTTPAARRTPCMASNWVPLLLDVRPEQSVAELVRQTVGEVRGGLKHQMPRYEDVCRALGLTGSDDGLVGPTINIMSFDTELRFGAHTAFGHNLSNGPVDDLCIAVYDRADGQGLTIDFDASPELYREAEVAEHQDRFLRFLQAVLDHPGTPLGQIDLLTAEERHRLLTEWNSAARQAPYRLDALAAVEAQAARTPNASAVICGGVTVGYRELDERANRLAHHLRTLGAGPDDVVGVLLDRTPALLSTLLGVWKAGAAYLPMDPSWPSARIEGVLRDAGAVALVTDRQIAFDGPVVALGAEAGSPVECPAVTRDPDRLAYVIYTSGSTGKPKGVQIGHRGLANYLGWAVQDYTGQGGGGALFSSVAFDLVVPTLWVPLMTGAPVQLFPQGRDLAELGSWLVESGPFDFLKLTPGHLEMLSHQLTPDRTEGLTPVLVVGGEALLGRVAERWCEWLGGGRVVNEYGPTEITVGNCVFDVQGPQPTDVVPIGRPIPATSMYVLDAALQPVPVGTVGELWIGGAGLARGYLGQPAMTAERFVPDPFGAPGGRLYRTGDTARVLPDGNVDYLGRGDDQVKIRGYRVEIGEIEAALGRHDAVAQAVVLVREDRPGDRRLVGYVVPAGSADDSCADSCADPFDSAGLLAFAATLLPEYMVPATVLTLPALPLTANGKVDRAALPAPELPSAAAARAPRTPREELFCGLLAEVLGVPQVGPDDSFFDLGGDSIMSIQLVARARRAGLTITARDVFTRRSAAGLADAALDLPQAATEAPGTGTGPVPLTPITHWLAEHPGAIDQFDAYNQSMTLRVPALTGPELTVALQAVLDHHDALRLRMTDDWELETTAPGTVPAASCVRRVDATGLDPRALAALRTREALAARGRLAPREGVMVQAVWFDRGPVESGQLLLMMHHLVVDGVSWRVLAPDLAEAWQAVSQGRVPALAPVGTSLRGWAQRLAGEAQRPEREAELGWWQQTLAGAESEWINPARDTHGSAERLTLRLPAEVTEQLLSTLPAAYHAEVNDVLLAAFALACEGRALVELEGHGRESDALGGGDLSRTAGWFTSRYPVRLDAGPLDLAEARSGGPAAGTLLKRIKEQLRAVPDKGIGYGLLRHLNPRTGPLLAELPRPRIGFNYLGRFAATEADWAVIPELAGRVPGADERMPLAHGIELNALTQDGPHGPELVAEWSWAPRLRSAESVRALAEAWFEALRALAGHAGRPGAGGRTPSDLALAGLQQAEIELIEAEVPRLADVLPLSPLQEGLFFHALYDTQEADVYLAQLELDLVGPLDAVALRAAAEALLGRHANLRAGFRGGLRRPVQVIPSTVELPWREADLTGDPAQADRLAAEERGRRFDLDRPPLLRFALLRLAPEQHRLVLTNHHLLLDGWSMPVLIQELLTLYAAGGEATALPRVRPYREHLRHLAGQDRMAARAAWQAALAGLEEPTRVRAVPAGRVPTVPRRLEFRAPERLGAALAERARAHGLTLNTVLQAAWAITLGRITGTTDVTFGVTVSGRSPEVRGSETMVGLFINTLPLRLRLDPAESSAELLGRLQAEQSGLLEHQHLGLAELQELAGVGELFDTAMVFENYPLDASALHAPVGGVRLADVRVHDAVHYTLGLMAVPEGGTLAFRMDYQSDLVTAAEAEEIAERLLRVLTALAADPALPLGRLDALAPEERHRLLTGWNDSAVPVAADTLPALFQAQVAKAPTAVALAFDAEKLGYAELNERANRLARLLVERGAGPERFVAIALERSIELIVAQLAVLKAGAAFLPLDPRYPADRIAYMLADADPALVITTDQVAAGLLAGSTVPRLLVERTDTGGYPAGDLTDADRSAPLTAGHPAYVIYTSGSTGRPKGVVVSHTGLASMVESQRTGLAVTADSRVLLFASPSFDAAVWELGMALLTGARAVLGDADRLLPGPALAELIAEQGVTHVTLPPTALAVLPPDALPVGGTLVVAGEACPPDLVEYWSARLRMVNAYGPTESTVCASMSEPLHGRVLPPIGRPVANTQLYVLDSSLQPVPVGVVGELWIAGAGLARGYLNRPDLSAERFVANPFGAPGSRMYRSGDLVRRQADGSLEYLGRADHQVKVRGFRIEPGEIEAVLAQHPTLAQAFVMVREDRPGDRRLVGYAVPRPGEQVDPAALRAFVGAALPDYLIPASVVALEALPLTANGKVDRKALPVPDSTRSGPRTAPATATQAALCASLAEVLGLEAVGADESFFDLGGDSILAIQFVARARTAGLVITVREVFQHRTAQALAEVARPLEAAAVTAGSVFADPESAQEARELLVARPELADALPLSSLQEGFLFHALLADGEVDVYTTQVYFDLHGALDLPRLRTSAERLLARHPGLRAGFHQAGLSRPLQLVHREVELPWYQDDLTGFGAGAAAEAERLALADRLRPFDFECPPLLRLRVAELGEGVHRVILTGHHILWDGWSVPVLLDELFTVYGRGGDVSGLPEPTPLRDYLAWVAGQDHAAARAAWAESLSGGVRPTLVAPEAAHREPVRQESVGVELAAEFTAELRAAVRTHGITLNTVVQGAWALVLARLTGERDVVFGATVSGRPAEIPGVERMIGMFLNTLPVRVRLDDDEQLAALLVRLQDEQAALLAHHQLGLSEIQQLAGGKVLFDTTTIHQNAPLDVAALAARLEGLRLGAADSVDATHYPLRMQAVPALHGPGLELRIGYRPDVYEQAEVRRLVDQVHRVLTTLVSAPGTPVGRVELISAQEQAELLAGWGGY; translated from the coding sequence ATGTCTGAAGCGAAGCGCCAACTGAGACTGCCGCTGTCGGCCGCCCAGACGGGCATCTGGTTCGCCCACCAGCTGGACACCTCCGGCTGCCGCTACAACATCGCCGAGTACAAGGACATCCACGGTCCCATCGACCCGGAGCTGATGGACGCGGCCTGGCGCAGGCTGCTCGAGGAGACCTGGGCGTACCGCGTCGCGGCGGTGCGCGAGGAGCCGGACGGGCTGGTCCAGTACATCGACCCGGACGCCGGTGACCGCCACCTGCCGCTGATCGACCTCACGGCCGAGCCGGACCCGCACGCCGCCGCCAAGGCCTGGATGGACCGGGACCTGACCGCGCCGGTCGAGCTGGCCGTGGGCCGGGTGCACAGCTTCGCGCTGCTGAAGCTCGCCGAGGACCGGTTCTTCTACTACCAGCGGGTCCACCACGTGACGATGGACGCCTACGGCGGCTCGCTGGTCGGCACCCGGGTGGCCGAGATCTACACCGCGCTGTGCCGGGGCGAGGAGCCGGCCGAGGGCACCTTCGGCGCGCTGCCCGCCGTGCTGGAGGAGGACGCGGCGTACCGCGCCTCGGCGGCCGCCGAGGACGACCTGCGGTACTGGGTGGAGAAGCTCGCGGACCGCCCCGAGCCGCGCCGGCTGGTCGACCGCACCGCCGAACCGGGCGAGGACCGCCCGGCGATCGGCTTCTTCCGCCGCACCGTCACCCTCTCCCAGCAGCACACCGACCGGCTGCGGGAGACCGCGCGCGCGGCCCGGGCGCCGTGGTCGGTCCTGCTGATCGCGCTGACCGGCGCCTATCTGCAGCGGATGACGGGGCAGCAGCGGCAGATCCTCGGCCTGCCGGTGACCGGCCGCACCACCCCGGCGGCCCGCCGCACGCCGTGCATGGCCTCGAACTGGGTGCCGCTGCTGCTGGACGTGCGCCCCGAGCAGAGCGTGGCGGAGCTGGTCCGGCAGACCGTCGGCGAGGTGCGCGGCGGCCTCAAGCACCAGATGCCGCGCTACGAGGACGTCTGCCGCGCGCTCGGCCTGACCGGCTCGGACGACGGCCTGGTCGGCCCGACCATCAACATCATGTCCTTCGACACCGAGCTGCGCTTCGGTGCGCACACCGCCTTCGGTCACAACCTCTCCAACGGCCCGGTCGACGACCTGTGCATCGCCGTCTACGACCGCGCCGACGGCCAGGGCCTGACCATCGACTTCGACGCCAGCCCCGAGCTCTACCGCGAGGCCGAGGTCGCCGAGCACCAGGACCGCTTCCTGCGCTTCCTGCAGGCGGTGCTGGACCACCCCGGGACGCCGCTGGGCCAGATCGACCTGCTCACCGCCGAGGAGCGCCACCGGCTGCTGACCGAGTGGAACTCGGCTGCCCGGCAGGCCCCTTACCGGCTGGACGCGCTGGCGGCCGTCGAAGCCCAGGCCGCCCGCACCCCGAACGCGTCCGCCGTGATCTGCGGCGGCGTCACGGTCGGCTACCGCGAGCTGGACGAGCGCGCCAACCGCCTCGCCCACCACCTGCGGACCCTGGGCGCGGGCCCGGACGACGTGGTCGGCGTGCTGCTCGACCGCACGCCGGCGCTGCTCAGCACCCTGCTCGGGGTCTGGAAGGCGGGGGCGGCCTACCTGCCGATGGACCCGTCCTGGCCGAGCGCCCGGATCGAGGGCGTGCTCCGCGACGCCGGCGCGGTCGCCCTGGTGACGGATCGTCAGATCGCCTTCGACGGGCCGGTGGTGGCCCTAGGTGCGGAGGCCGGCAGCCCGGTCGAGTGCCCGGCCGTCACCCGTGACCCGGACCGGCTCGCCTACGTCATCTACACCTCCGGCTCGACCGGCAAGCCCAAGGGCGTGCAGATCGGGCACCGCGGCCTGGCCAACTACCTGGGCTGGGCCGTCCAGGACTACACCGGCCAGGGCGGCGGCGGCGCGCTCTTCTCCTCGGTCGCCTTCGACCTGGTGGTGCCCACGCTCTGGGTCCCGCTGATGACCGGCGCCCCCGTGCAGCTCTTCCCGCAGGGCCGCGATCTGGCCGAACTCGGCTCCTGGCTGGTCGAGTCGGGGCCGTTCGACTTCCTCAAGCTGACCCCGGGCCACCTGGAGATGCTCTCCCACCAGCTCACCCCGGACCGGACCGAGGGCCTCACCCCCGTCCTGGTGGTGGGCGGCGAGGCGCTGCTCGGCCGGGTCGCCGAGCGCTGGTGCGAGTGGCTGGGCGGCGGCCGGGTGGTCAACGAGTACGGGCCGACCGAGATCACGGTCGGCAACTGCGTCTTCGACGTCCAGGGCCCGCAGCCCACCGACGTGGTGCCGATCGGCCGTCCGATCCCCGCGACCAGCATGTACGTGCTCGACGCGGCTCTCCAGCCGGTGCCGGTCGGCACCGTCGGCGAACTCTGGATCGGCGGCGCGGGCCTGGCCCGGGGCTACCTCGGGCAGCCCGCGATGACGGCCGAGCGCTTCGTGCCGGACCCCTTCGGCGCGCCCGGCGGCCGGCTCTACCGGACCGGCGACACCGCCCGGGTGCTGCCCGACGGCAACGTCGACTACCTGGGCCGTGGCGACGACCAGGTCAAGATCCGCGGCTACCGGGTGGAGATCGGCGAGATCGAGGCCGCCCTGGGCCGCCACGACGCGGTGGCCCAGGCCGTCGTGCTGGTCCGCGAGGACCGGCCGGGGGACAGGCGCCTGGTCGGCTACGTGGTTCCGGCCGGCTCCGCTGACGACTCCTGCGCCGACTCCTGCGCCGACCCCTTCGACAGTGCCGGGCTGCTCGCCTTCGCGGCGACGCTGCTGCCCGAGTACATGGTGCCCGCCACCGTGCTGACCCTGCCGGCCCTGCCGCTCACCGCCAACGGCAAGGTCGACCGCGCCGCGCTGCCCGCTCCCGAGCTGCCCTCCGCCGCCGCTGCCAGAGCGCCGCGCACGCCGCGCGAGGAGCTGTTCTGCGGCCTGCTCGCCGAGGTGCTCGGGGTGCCGCAGGTCGGCCCGGACGACTCCTTCTTCGACCTCGGCGGCGACAGCATCATGTCGATCCAGCTGGTCGCCCGCGCCCGCCGCGCCGGGCTGACCATCACCGCCCGCGACGTCTTCACCCGCCGCAGTGCCGCCGGGCTGGCCGACGCCGCCCTCGACCTCCCGCAGGCCGCCACCGAAGCCCCCGGCACCGGCACCGGCCCGGTGCCGCTCACCCCGATCACCCACTGGCTGGCCGAACACCCCGGTGCCATCGACCAGTTCGACGCCTACAACCAGTCGATGACGCTGCGCGTGCCGGCTCTCACCGGGCCCGAACTCACCGTCGCCCTGCAGGCCGTGCTCGACCACCACGACGCGCTGCGGCTGCGGATGACCGACGACTGGGAGCTGGAGACCACCGCGCCGGGCACCGTCCCCGCCGCCAGCTGCGTGCGCCGCGTCGACGCCACCGGCCTCGACCCGCGGGCGCTGGCCGCGCTGCGCACCCGGGAGGCGCTCGCCGCCCGTGGCCGGCTCGCGCCGCGCGAGGGTGTCATGGTGCAGGCCGTCTGGTTCGACCGGGGCCCGGTGGAGTCCGGCCAACTGCTGCTGATGATGCACCACCTGGTGGTCGACGGGGTCTCCTGGCGGGTGCTCGCGCCCGACCTGGCCGAGGCCTGGCAGGCCGTCAGCCAGGGCCGCGTCCCGGCCCTGGCCCCGGTCGGCACCTCGCTGCGCGGCTGGGCGCAGCGGCTGGCCGGCGAGGCCCAGCGGCCCGAGCGGGAGGCCGAACTCGGCTGGTGGCAGCAGACCCTGGCCGGAGCCGAGAGCGAGTGGATCAACCCCGCGCGGGACACCCACGGCAGTGCCGAGCGGCTCACCCTGCGGCTGCCCGCCGAGGTCACCGAGCAACTGCTCAGCACGCTGCCCGCCGCCTACCACGCGGAGGTCAACGACGTCCTGCTGGCCGCCTTCGCACTGGCCTGCGAGGGCCGGGCGCTGGTCGAACTCGAGGGCCACGGGCGGGAGAGCGACGCGCTCGGCGGTGGCGACCTGTCCCGGACGGCGGGCTGGTTCACCAGCCGCTACCCGGTCCGCCTGGACGCGGGCCCGCTCGACCTCGCCGAGGCGCGCTCGGGCGGCCCGGCCGCCGGGACGCTGCTCAAGCGGATCAAGGAGCAGCTGCGCGCCGTCCCGGACAAGGGCATCGGCTACGGCCTGCTGCGCCACCTCAACCCGCGCACCGGCCCGCTGCTGGCCGAACTCCCGCGCCCGCGGATCGGCTTCAACTACCTGGGCCGGTTCGCCGCCACCGAGGCCGACTGGGCGGTCATCCCCGAGCTGGCGGGCCGGGTGCCCGGCGCCGACGAGCGGATGCCGCTCGCCCACGGCATCGAGCTCAACGCCCTGACCCAGGACGGCCCGCACGGCCCGGAGCTGGTGGCCGAGTGGAGCTGGGCACCGCGGCTGCGCTCCGCCGAGAGCGTGCGCGCGCTGGCCGAGGCGTGGTTCGAGGCGCTGCGCGCGCTGGCCGGGCACGCGGGCCGGCCGGGCGCCGGTGGCCGTACGCCGTCCGACCTGGCGCTGGCCGGCCTCCAGCAGGCGGAGATCGAGCTGATCGAGGCCGAGGTCCCGCGGCTGGCCGACGTGCTGCCGCTCTCCCCGCTCCAGGAGGGCCTGTTCTTCCACGCGCTGTACGACACCCAGGAGGCCGACGTCTACCTGGCCCAGCTGGAGCTGGACCTGGTCGGCCCGCTGGACGCCGTCGCCCTGCGGGCGGCCGCCGAGGCCCTGCTGGGCCGTCACGCCAACCTGCGGGCCGGCTTCCGCGGCGGCCTGCGGCGCCCGGTTCAGGTGATCCCCTCGACCGTCGAACTGCCCTGGCGGGAAGCCGATCTGACCGGAGATCCGGCGCAGGCGGACCGGCTGGCCGCCGAGGAGCGGGGCCGCCGCTTCGATCTCGACCGCCCGCCGCTGCTGCGCTTCGCCCTGCTGCGGCTGGCCCCGGAGCAGCACCGCCTGGTGCTCACCAACCACCACCTGCTGCTGGACGGCTGGTCGATGCCGGTGCTGATCCAGGAGCTGCTGACGCTCTACGCGGCGGGCGGCGAGGCCACCGCGCTGCCCCGGGTGCGGCCCTACCGCGAGCACCTGCGGCACCTGGCGGGCCAGGACCGGATGGCCGCCCGGGCCGCCTGGCAGGCCGCGCTGGCCGGGCTGGAGGAGCCGACCAGGGTCCGCGCCGTGCCGGCCGGCCGGGTGCCGACGGTGCCGCGGCGGCTGGAGTTCCGCGCCCCCGAGCGGCTCGGCGCGGCGCTGGCCGAGCGGGCCCGCGCCCACGGGCTGACGCTCAACACCGTGCTCCAGGCCGCCTGGGCGATCACCCTGGGCCGGATCACCGGCACCACCGACGTCACCTTCGGCGTCACCGTCTCCGGCCGCTCGCCCGAAGTGCGCGGCTCGGAGACGATGGTGGGCCTGTTCATCAACACCCTGCCGCTGCGCCTGCGGCTGGACCCGGCCGAGTCGTCGGCCGAGCTGCTGGGCCGCCTGCAGGCCGAGCAGTCCGGGTTGCTGGAGCACCAGCACCTGGGCCTGGCCGAGCTCCAGGAACTCGCCGGTGTCGGTGAACTCTTCGACACCGCGATGGTGTTCGAGAACTACCCGCTGGACGCGAGCGCCCTGCACGCGCCGGTCGGCGGAGTGCGGCTGGCCGACGTGCGGGTCCATGACGCGGTGCACTACACGCTCGGCCTGATGGCCGTGCCGGAGGGCGGCACCCTGGCCTTCCGGATGGACTACCAGAGCGACCTGGTCACCGCCGCCGAGGCCGAGGAGATCGCGGAGCGGCTGCTGCGGGTGCTGACCGCACTGGCGGCGGACCCGGCGCTGCCGCTGGGCCGGCTCGACGCCCTCGCGCCCGAGGAGCGGCACCGGTTGCTCACCGGCTGGAACGACAGCGCCGTCCCGGTCGCCGCCGACACCCTGCCCGCGCTCTTCCAGGCCCAGGTCGCGAAGGCGCCCACGGCCGTCGCGCTGGCCTTCGACGCCGAGAAGTTGGGCTACGCCGAGCTGAACGAGCGCGCCAACCGGCTCGCCCGGCTGCTGGTCGAGCGGGGCGCGGGCCCGGAGCGGTTCGTGGCGATCGCCCTGGAGCGCTCGATCGAGCTGATCGTCGCCCAACTGGCGGTGCTCAAGGCCGGTGCCGCCTTCCTGCCGCTGGACCCGCGCTACCCGGCCGACCGGATCGCCTACATGCTCGCCGACGCCGACCCGGCGCTGGTGATCACCACGGACCAGGTCGCCGCCGGACTGCTCGCCGGGAGCACCGTGCCGCGCCTGCTGGTCGAGCGCACCGACACCGGCGGGTACCCGGCCGGTGACCTCACCGACGCCGACCGCAGCGCGCCGCTGACGGCCGGTCACCCGGCCTATGTGATCTACACCTCCGGTTCGACCGGCCGCCCCAAGGGCGTGGTGGTCAGCCACACCGGCCTGGCCAGCATGGTCGAGAGCCAGCGCACCGGCCTGGCGGTCACCGCCGACAGCCGGGTGCTGCTCTTCGCCTCGCCGAGTTTCGACGCGGCCGTCTGGGAGCTGGGCATGGCCCTGCTCACCGGCGCCCGAGCGGTGCTCGGCGACGCCGACCGGCTGCTGCCCGGCCCGGCGCTGGCCGAGCTGATCGCCGAGCAGGGGGTCACCCACGTCACCCTCCCGCCGACGGCGCTGGCCGTGCTGCCGCCGGACGCGCTGCCGGTCGGCGGCACCCTGGTGGTGGCCGGAGAGGCCTGCCCGCCGGATCTGGTCGAGTACTGGTCGGCCCGGCTGCGGATGGTCAACGCGTACGGTCCCACCGAGTCGACGGTCTGCGCCAGCATGAGCGAGCCGCTGCACGGCCGGGTGCTGCCGCCGATCGGCCGACCGGTCGCCAACACCCAGCTGTACGTGCTGGATTCGAGTCTCCAGCCGGTCCCGGTCGGCGTGGTCGGCGAGCTCTGGATCGCGGGCGCGGGCCTGGCCCGGGGCTACCTCAACCGCCCCGACCTGTCGGCCGAGCGCTTCGTCGCCAACCCCTTCGGCGCCCCCGGCAGCCGGATGTACCGCTCGGGCGACCTGGTCCGCCGCCAGGCCGACGGCAGCCTGGAGTACCTGGGCCGGGCCGACCACCAGGTCAAGGTGCGGGGCTTCCGGATCGAGCCGGGCGAGATCGAGGCCGTGCTCGCCCAGCACCCCACGCTGGCACAGGCGTTCGTCATGGTCCGGGAGGACCGGCCGGGCGACCGCCGACTGGTCGGCTACGCCGTGCCACGCCCCGGCGAGCAGGTCGACCCGGCCGCGCTGCGGGCCTTCGTCGGTGCGGCGCTGCCCGACTACCTGATCCCCGCCAGCGTGGTGGCCCTGGAGGCGCTGCCGCTGACCGCCAACGGCAAGGTCGACCGCAAGGCGCTGCCGGTCCCCGACAGCACCCGCTCGGGTCCGCGCACCGCCCCGGCCACGGCGACCCAGGCCGCGCTCTGCGCGAGCCTCGCCGAGGTGCTCGGCCTCGAAGCGGTCGGTGCCGACGAGTCGTTCTTCGATCTCGGCGGCGACAGCATCCTGGCGATCCAGTTCGTCGCCCGGGCCCGGACCGCCGGGCTGGTGATCACCGTCCGCGAGGTCTTCCAGCACCGCACGGCGCAGGCCCTGGCCGAGGTGGCCCGCCCGCTGGAAGCGGCGGCCGTCACCGCCGGGTCCGTCTTCGCCGACCCCGAGTCCGCCCAGGAGGCCAGGGAACTCCTGGTCGCCCGACCGGAGTTGGCGGACGCCCTGCCGCTCTCCTCGCTCCAGGAGGGCTTCCTCTTCCACGCCCTGCTGGCCGACGGGGAGGTGGACGTCTACACCACCCAGGTCTACTTCGACCTGCACGGCGCCCTCGACCTGCCCCGGCTGCGGACCAGCGCCGAACGGCTGCTCGCCCGCCACCCGGGCCTGCGGGCCGGCTTCCACCAGGCGGGCCTCAGCCGCCCGCTCCAGCTGGTCCACCGCGAGGTCGAACTGCCCTGGTACCAGGACGATCTGACGGGGTTCGGCGCCGGCGCGGCCGCCGAGGCCGAGCGGCTGGCGCTGGCCGACCGGCTGCGCCCGTTCGACTTCGAGTGCCCGCCGCTACTGCGGCTGCGGGTCGCCGAACTGGGCGAGGGGGTGCACCGGGTGATCCTGACCGGTCACCACATCCTCTGGGACGGCTGGTCGGTGCCGGTCCTGCTGGACGAACTGTTCACGGTGTACGGCCGAGGCGGCGACGTCAGCGGCCTGCCCGAGCCGACGCCGCTGCGCGACTACCTCGCCTGGGTGGCCGGCCAGGACCACGCCGCGGCGCGGGCTGCCTGGGCCGAGTCGCTCTCCGGCGGGGTGCGCCCGACGCTGGTCGCACCCGAGGCCGCGCACCGCGAGCCGGTGCGGCAGGAGTCGGTCGGCGTCGAGCTGGCGGCGGAGTTCACGGCCGAGCTGCGGGCCGCCGTCCGGACCCACGGCATCACCCTCAACACCGTGGTGCAGGGCGCCTGGGCCCTGGTGCTGGCCCGGCTGACCGGGGAGCGCGACGTCGTCTTCGGCGCCACCGTCTCCGGCCGCCCGGCCGAGATCCCCGGGGTCGAGCGGATGATCGGGATGTTCCTCAACACCCTGCCCGTCCGGGTCCGGCTCGACGACGACGAGCAGTTGGCCGCGTTGCTCGTCCGACTCCAGGACGAGCAGGCCGCGCTGCTGGCGCACCATCAGCTGGGCCTCAGCGAGATCCAGCAACTGGCGGGCGGCAAGGTGCTGTTCGACACCACGACGATCCACCAGAACGCCCCGCTGGACGTCGCCGCGCTGGCCGCCAGGCTGGAGGGCCTGCGCCTGGGTGCGGCCGACAGCGTCGACGCGACGCACTACCCGCTGCGGATGCAGGCCGTGCCGGCCCTGCACGGCCCGGGCCTCGAACTGCGGATCGGCTACCGCCCGGACGTCTACGAGCAGGCGGAGGTGCGGCGCCTGGTCGACCAGGTCCACCGGGTCCTGACCACGCTGGTGAGCGCGCCGGGCACGCCGGTCGGCCGGGTCGAGCTGATCTCGGCGCAGGAGCAGGCCGAGCTGCTGGCCGGCTGGGGCGGGTACTGA
- a CDS encoding ABC transporter ATP-binding protein: protein MDSNDVVRLEQVSRSYGAGQNAVTALGGVTIGFTRGSFTAVMGPSGSGKSTLLQCAAGLDRPDSGRVVVDGVDLGSLDETALTELRRERLGFVFQSFNLLGALTAEQNVGLPLRLAGRRPDAAQVKSALAQVGLGERVGHLPSQLSGGQQQRVAIARALIAAPKVLFADEPTGALDSSSSRDVLALLRSLVDQQGQSTIMVTHDPVAASYADTVLFLADGQVVDQLAAPDPRTVAERMTALESTRGGGGSR from the coding sequence ATGGATAGCAACGATGTCGTACGACTGGAACAGGTCAGCCGCTCCTACGGTGCCGGGCAGAACGCCGTCACCGCGCTGGGCGGCGTGACGATCGGCTTCACCCGGGGCAGCTTCACCGCCGTCATGGGCCCGTCCGGGTCGGGCAAGAGCACCCTGCTGCAGTGCGCGGCCGGGCTCGACCGGCCGGATTCCGGCAGGGTCGTGGTGGACGGTGTCGACCTCGGCAGCCTCGACGAGACCGCGCTGACCGAACTGCGGCGCGAGCGGCTCGGGTTCGTCTTCCAGTCGTTCAACCTGCTCGGTGCGCTGACCGCCGAGCAGAACGTCGGCCTGCCGCTGCGGCTGGCCGGCCGGCGGCCGGACGCCGCCCAGGTCAAAAGCGCGCTCGCCCAGGTCGGCCTGGGCGAGCGGGTCGGCCACCTGCCCTCCCAGCTCTCCGGCGGCCAGCAGCAGCGGGTCGCCATCGCCCGGGCGCTGATCGCCGCCCCCAAGGTGCTCTTCGCCGACGAGCCGACCGGTGCGCTGGACAGCTCCAGCAGCCGCGACGTGCTCGCCCTGCTGCGCTCGCTGGTGGACCAGCAGGGGCAGAGCACCATCATGGTCACCCACGACCCGGTCGCCGCCTCGTACGCGGACACCGTGCTCTTCCTGGCCGACGGCCAGGTCGTCGACCAGCTCGCGGCACCCGACCCGCGGACCGTCGCCGAGCGGATGACCGCGCTGGAGTCGACCCGGGGCGGCGGTGGGTCCCGATGA